In a genomic window of Occallatibacter riparius:
- a CDS encoding SpoIIE family protein phosphatase translates to MEVILTEFVSVTDQSSVGEARRAAMTMGQRLGFDETRGGELALLVTEVSRNVLVHGGGGQIILAGARNGDRSLARVLAMDSGPGIGDLTRAMRDGYSTGGTMGGGLGAIKRIATNFEIFTSSSGTIVFLEIGSGPACPLSIAGMAVPYPGERFCGDGWACECFADRTLVLLADGLGHGWGASEAAQEAITTFRRHTDKSPGAILGYLHDALRKTRGAVAAVAEIRSDGKLLYAGVGNISAVLLQNGVSRSLMSHNGTLGMVVPRIQELQFPWPQGGILILHSDGVQTRWDLASYAGLASRHPAVIAGALLRDFRRSRDDASVIVIKGL, encoded by the coding sequence ATGGAAGTAATCCTGACGGAATTCGTTTCTGTTACCGACCAGAGTTCAGTCGGCGAGGCGCGCCGCGCCGCCATGACCATGGGCCAACGCCTTGGATTCGATGAAACCAGGGGCGGCGAACTGGCTCTGCTAGTCACTGAGGTCTCCCGTAACGTGCTCGTTCATGGCGGCGGTGGCCAGATCATCTTGGCTGGCGCGCGAAATGGAGATCGATCCCTGGCCCGCGTGCTGGCCATGGACAGCGGGCCCGGCATAGGCGATCTGACCCGTGCCATGAGAGATGGGTACTCGACCGGCGGCACCATGGGTGGCGGCCTTGGGGCCATCAAACGGATTGCCACAAATTTCGAGATCTTCACCAGCTCTTCCGGGACAATCGTCTTCCTGGAAATCGGTTCCGGGCCGGCCTGCCCTCTCTCGATTGCTGGAATGGCAGTTCCCTATCCGGGGGAACGGTTCTGCGGAGATGGATGGGCGTGCGAGTGCTTCGCTGATCGGACCCTGGTGCTGCTTGCCGACGGCCTTGGCCATGGATGGGGTGCTTCGGAAGCCGCCCAGGAAGCGATCACAACCTTTCGCCGTCATACCGACAAGAGCCCGGGGGCCATCCTGGGGTATCTGCATGACGCCCTGCGGAAGACCCGCGGCGCCGTAGCAGCCGTTGCCGAGATTCGATCCGACGGCAAGCTGCTTTATGCGGGCGTGGGGAATATCTCAGCAGTGTTGCTGCAGAATGGCGTTTCGCGCAGCCTTATGTCGCATAACGGCACTCTGGGAATGGTCGTTCCCCGCATCCAGGAACTCCAGTTTCCCTGGCCGCAGGGCGGAATCCTGATTCTGCACTCCGATGGCGTCCAGACCCGGTGGGATCTGGCCTCTTATGCTGGTCTCGCATCCCGGCATCCGGCCGTCATTGCGGGCGCTCTGCTGAGAGATTTTCGCCGGAGCCGCGATGATGCGAGTGTAATCGTCATCAAAGGTTTGTAG
- a CDS encoding ATP-binding response regulator, giving the protein MANQERPRVLIADDREENRYVLARALSATGFQCLEGMTGAQALAVAETQPDLIILDVRLPDMSGYEVCQRLKANPRTASIPVLQISASFVSPEDRVRALEGGADGYLTHPIDRTVLVATVRSLLRMRIAEANARKSATQWQAAFDALAEGLAILDSDNRLVRWNRPFESICSSAFVPSKRGAPWPFLAPLMGQDEVPSLAGTERFVTEFSIGGRSILLSLGLINPESQHSDKILILSDVTDRKLAEYALRTAEKLAATGKLAHSIAHEINNPLEALTNLIFLARTSDDIEFVQELLTKANAEVERVGRITKQTLAFHRDTQLPVSLDVAALLSEVVAMYHSVSLAKQVNLVLDARTGPQVRGYPGQLRQVFSNLLRNAAEAAPRNSNVIVRVRTVERHGIRGVRVTVHDRGPGIPHDIRKRLFDPFFTTKELKGSGLGLWVSQGLVSRHNGTIRFRSSERAAAHGTTFEVFLPEDHLPVSGEAAEPVYVRTAS; this is encoded by the coding sequence ATGGCTAACCAGGAGCGCCCCCGCGTGCTGATTGCCGACGACCGCGAGGAGAACCGCTACGTTCTCGCGCGCGCGCTCTCCGCCACCGGATTTCAGTGCCTCGAGGGAATGACTGGAGCCCAGGCCTTGGCTGTCGCAGAAACCCAGCCCGACCTGATCATTCTGGACGTCCGCTTGCCTGATATGTCAGGCTACGAGGTTTGTCAGCGTCTTAAAGCCAACCCCCGCACAGCGTCCATCCCTGTCCTGCAAATCTCCGCTTCCTTCGTCTCCCCTGAAGATCGCGTTCGCGCGCTGGAGGGCGGCGCAGACGGTTATCTGACACACCCCATCGACCGCACCGTGCTGGTGGCTACCGTCCGCTCGTTGCTTCGCATGCGCATCGCCGAAGCAAATGCGCGCAAGTCCGCCACCCAGTGGCAAGCGGCGTTCGATGCCCTCGCCGAGGGCCTGGCCATTCTCGACAGCGATAACCGGCTGGTCCGCTGGAACCGTCCCTTCGAAAGCATCTGCAGCTCGGCTTTTGTGCCATCGAAACGCGGGGCGCCCTGGCCTTTCTTGGCGCCCCTTATGGGTCAGGACGAAGTTCCGTCTCTCGCAGGAACAGAGCGATTTGTGACCGAGTTCTCCATCGGCGGTCGAAGTATCCTGCTCTCGCTCGGGCTCATCAATCCAGAATCCCAGCACAGCGACAAGATCCTGATCCTATCTGACGTAACCGATCGGAAGCTCGCAGAGTACGCACTCCGTACGGCCGAAAAGCTCGCTGCCACCGGCAAACTCGCTCACTCTATTGCCCACGAGATCAACAATCCTCTCGAGGCGCTTACGAACCTCATTTTTCTGGCACGCACTTCAGATGACATCGAGTTCGTGCAAGAGCTCCTCACCAAGGCCAACGCGGAGGTGGAGCGGGTTGGCCGCATCACAAAACAGACTCTCGCCTTCCATCGCGACACGCAGTTGCCGGTATCGCTTGATGTCGCAGCCCTTCTTTCTGAAGTCGTCGCCATGTATCACAGCGTATCGCTGGCGAAGCAGGTGAATCTTGTCCTCGATGCGCGGACCGGACCCCAGGTTCGCGGATATCCCGGCCAACTCAGGCAGGTTTTCAGCAACTTGCTGCGCAATGCCGCCGAGGCTGCTCCGCGCAACTCAAACGTCATCGTTCGCGTGCGAACTGTAGAACGCCACGGGATTCGTGGGGTCCGCGTTACCGTGCACGATCGCGGACCCGGCATTCCCCACGACATTCGCAAACGCCTGTTCGATCCGTTCTTCACCACCAAGGAACTCAAGGGATCCGGCCTCGGTCTCTGGGTCTCCCAAGGACTTGTCTCTCGCCACAATGGCACCATCCGCTTCCGCTCTTCGGAACGTGCTGCCGCTCATGGCACCACGTTTGAGGTCTTTCTGCCTGAGGATCATCTTCCTGTGTCAGGTGAAGCCGCCGAGCCCGTGTACGTCCGCACTGCATCTTGA
- a CDS encoding cellulose binding domain-containing protein, translating to MLLGVGFWAAAQTAHFDGAQTASIFGTSSLASSGNIFIGHARNLDGTVAELAPSGTNFGQVNIGEGAPPIPMMFTFDDAGTLGGVSVLTQGASGLDYTDARSGTCTANTSYAAGQTCTVNVSFTPRYPGSRNGAVVLTAPDGSVIATGYVQGTGVGPQVNFNPGTEISIPVAAGSGPLDVAIDGAGNLFVLENGAQTLVEETASDGGYTETTIATGLSDPYQVVVDGAGNLYIADMGNMRVLKETLTASGYVQSTVDSGFGYPYGVAVDASGNVYIADNVADGASNSLVLKETPSTTGYTRSTVVSGLNNPSSVAVDASGNLYIADLNDGSGTLFKETLSNGAYTQTTIPVAEWTEVESIAVDGLGNVFFVDQSTGTIIKETQTSDGYVQRTAVSDLARPWGPWGVAVDQNGNVYTGYPPLDEVVKVDFADAPTLRFTSTRVGTTSADSPQIVTVENNGNAALSFPVPAAGSNPSIGTDFTLGSTGQSDCPLLDSQSASAATLAAAASCELSVSFAPTSSGSLAETLTLTDNNLNTAATQTIALTGTGAIQTTPSITWNAPTAITYGTSLTSAQLNASSTVAGTFSYSPAAGTVLAAGSQTLTVIFTPTDTTDYTTATATVTFTVNRATPSITWNAPAAISYGTVLSSVQLDATGSVPGTVSYSPGAGTVLSAGTQTLTAVLTPTDSADYQTAQASVSLTVNKAAPSITWPAPAAIVYGNALTATQLDASASVAGTFTYSPAAGAVLGAGNQTLTATFNPTDSANYSPVTSTVALTVNKAAAPITWNSPAAITYGTALGSAQLNASSTIAGTFVYSPAAGVIPAAGTQTLTVTFTPTDTTDYTATTSTVMLAVNKATPTITWPTPAPITAGTPLTSTQLDATASVPGAFAYSPAAGTALSVGAQTLNAVFTPTDSVDYNSTTASVVIQVTAVPTFTLSVSSGSLALSAGSNATDTVSVIGQNGFNSAVTLSANGMPSGVTASFGTNPTSGSSVLMFTASTSAMPGTYAITVTGLSGGLSASTIVSLTIQSGFACHVGYSIINSWPGGFQTALTIGNTGTVAISHWILTWTYANGQTVTQLWNGNVSQSGANVTVTNLSYNGSIAPGATYTGAGFNGSWNNKTNAVPTSFAINGTVCH from the coding sequence ATGCTCTTGGGTGTTGGTTTTTGGGCAGCAGCGCAGACTGCACACTTTGACGGGGCACAGACTGCCTCCATCTTCGGCACATCGTCTCTCGCTTCGAGCGGGAACATCTTCATCGGGCATGCAAGAAATCTGGATGGAACTGTGGCCGAATTGGCGCCCTCTGGGACGAACTTCGGTCAGGTCAACATTGGCGAGGGCGCTCCGCCGATTCCGATGATGTTCACGTTCGACGATGCTGGAACCCTGGGTGGCGTTTCGGTTCTGACGCAGGGAGCCTCAGGGCTGGATTACACCGATGCTCGCTCAGGAACGTGCACTGCAAACACGAGTTATGCGGCGGGCCAGACCTGCACCGTCAACGTGAGCTTCACGCCGCGGTATCCGGGTTCCCGCAATGGGGCAGTGGTGCTGACGGCGCCTGATGGCAGTGTCATTGCCACCGGTTACGTTCAAGGAACAGGAGTGGGGCCGCAGGTGAACTTCAACCCCGGAACGGAGATTAGCATTCCGGTCGCGGCTGGCTCGGGGCCTCTCGACGTTGCAATCGATGGCGCCGGAAACCTCTTCGTTCTAGAAAACGGTGCTCAGACTCTGGTGGAGGAAACCGCGTCTGACGGCGGCTACACGGAGACCACCATTGCCACCGGATTGAGCGACCCATACCAGGTTGTTGTCGATGGAGCCGGCAATCTCTACATCGCGGACATGGGAAACATGCGCGTGCTGAAGGAAACTCTCACGGCGAGCGGCTATGTTCAGAGTACGGTCGACAGCGGATTTGGCTATCCCTATGGGGTAGCCGTGGACGCTAGTGGAAATGTCTACATCGCAGACAACGTTGCGGACGGCGCCTCGAACAGTCTCGTCCTGAAGGAGACGCCCTCAACCACGGGCTATACACGAAGCACGGTCGTCAGCGGATTGAATAACCCGTCAAGCGTTGCTGTAGACGCGAGCGGTAATCTCTACATCGCTGATCTGAACGACGGCTCGGGAACTCTGTTCAAGGAGACGCTTTCAAACGGCGCTTACACTCAAACAACGATACCTGTGGCCGAATGGACGGAGGTGGAATCAATTGCTGTCGATGGACTCGGCAATGTGTTTTTTGTGGATCAATCGACAGGTACCATCATCAAGGAGACGCAGACTTCGGACGGATATGTCCAGCGCACAGCTGTCAGCGATCTAGCGCGTCCCTGGGGTCCATGGGGTGTTGCGGTTGATCAAAACGGGAACGTCTATACCGGGTATCCGCCTTTGGACGAAGTTGTGAAAGTGGACTTTGCTGATGCACCCACATTGCGTTTCACCAGCACACGGGTGGGTACAACCAGCGCGGACAGTCCGCAGATTGTGACCGTGGAGAACAACGGCAACGCTGCGCTCTCCTTTCCCGTTCCTGCGGCCGGTAGCAATCCCAGCATCGGAACTGATTTCACGCTGGGCAGTACGGGGCAGTCTGATTGCCCGCTGCTGGACAGCCAATCAGCAAGTGCGGCGACACTGGCGGCCGCGGCTAGCTGCGAGTTATCAGTGAGCTTTGCGCCGACCAGTTCCGGTTCTCTGGCGGAGACGTTGACTCTGACAGATAACAATCTGAATACGGCTGCGACGCAGACCATCGCTCTTACTGGCACGGGTGCGATTCAGACAACTCCATCAATCACCTGGAATGCGCCCACTGCCATCACCTACGGCACATCTCTTACCTCAGCGCAGCTCAATGCGAGTTCCACGGTAGCCGGGACTTTCAGTTACTCGCCAGCAGCAGGAACAGTCTTGGCGGCGGGGAGCCAAACGCTGACGGTGATATTTACGCCAACCGATACGACCGACTACACGACGGCTACCGCAACTGTGACGTTCACAGTAAACAGGGCAACTCCGTCGATCACCTGGAATGCGCCCGCAGCGATCAGCTACGGAACAGTTCTTAGTTCAGTGCAGTTGGATGCCACTGGTAGTGTCCCCGGAACCGTGAGCTATTCGCCGGGCGCTGGGACGGTGCTCTCAGCCGGGACGCAAACGCTCACTGCTGTATTAACGCCCACTGATTCGGCCGACTACCAGACGGCGCAAGCAAGTGTTTCTCTCACCGTCAACAAGGCGGCGCCATCGATCACGTGGCCTGCTCCTGCTGCAATCGTGTACGGCAATGCGTTGACTGCAACGCAACTGGATGCCTCGGCGAGCGTTGCAGGAACATTCACTTATTCGCCCGCGGCCGGGGCAGTTTTGGGTGCCGGCAATCAGACACTCACAGCTACCTTCAATCCGACCGATTCCGCAAATTACAGCCCGGTGACCAGCACGGTAGCACTGACAGTGAACAAGGCGGCGGCGCCGATCACCTGGAATTCGCCCGCAGCCATCACCTACGGAACAGCTCTTGGGTCCGCGCAACTCAATGCGAGTTCCACGATTGCAGGAACCTTCGTTTACTCGCCGGCGGCGGGAGTTATTCCGGCAGCGGGCACGCAGACGCTCACAGTGACGTTTACGCCAACCGATACTACTGACTATACGGCCACGACATCAACAGTGATGCTGGCGGTTAATAAGGCGACGCCCACGATCACGTGGCCCACCCCCGCGCCGATCACCGCGGGCACACCGCTCACGTCTACTCAACTGGACGCGACAGCTTCGGTTCCGGGGGCGTTTGCCTACTCGCCCGCCGCGGGCACGGCGCTCTCTGTCGGAGCGCAGACACTCAATGCGGTGTTCACTCCAACCGACTCCGTGGACTATAACTCCACGACAGCCTCGGTTGTCATTCAGGTAACAGCGGTGCCCACTTTTACCCTCAGCGTCTCTTCGGGCTCGCTGGCTCTGAGTGCGGGCAGCAACGCTACCGATACTGTCAGCGTGATCGGGCAGAACGGCTTTAACTCCGCGGTCACCCTTTCGGCTAACGGCATGCCAAGCGGCGTAACTGCCAGTTTTGGCACAAACCCCACATCAGGCAGCAGCGTATTGATGTTTACCGCGAGCACCTCCGCGATGCCCGGCACCTATGCGATCACGGTGACTGGTCTTTCAGGAGGGCTGTCTGCGAGCACGATCGTTTCTTTGACCATCCAGTCAGGATTTGCGTGCCACGTTGGTTACTCGATCATCAATTCATGGCCAGGTGGATTTCAGACCGCATTGACCATCGGCAATACAGGAACAGTGGCAATCTCTCACTGGATACTCACGTGGACATATGCCAACGGGCAGACGGTTACGCAACTGTGGAATGGGAACGTATCGCAGAGCGGAGCGAACGTGACCGTAACGAACCTGAGCTATAACGGCTCGATAGCGCCCGGCGCAACTTACACAGGCGCAGGGTTTAATGGGAGCTGGAACAACAAGACAAACGCAGTTCCAACTTCATTTGCCATCAACGGAACGGTTTGCCATTAG
- a CDS encoding TetR/AcrR family transcriptional regulator: MTKGEETRQKIIELAAPLFNQLGYAGCSMQDIMAATGLEKGGLYRHFSSKEELAEEAFRYSVSRVMNLRWDGVDEVEGAVEQVQFMVRRFVEVRSTIPGGCPVMNTAIEADDGNPVLRKLAREALQQWKQKIATIVEAGIERKEIKADVEPRRIANSVIAALEGAQMISRLEGSSEAMHDAKAMLDTFLTGLRPATKRR; this comes from the coding sequence ATGACGAAGGGCGAGGAGACGCGGCAGAAGATCATCGAGCTGGCTGCGCCGCTGTTCAACCAGCTTGGTTATGCGGGTTGCTCGATGCAGGACATCATGGCAGCGACGGGGCTTGAGAAGGGCGGCCTTTATCGGCACTTCAGCAGCAAGGAGGAACTGGCCGAGGAGGCATTCCGATATTCGGTCTCACGGGTGATGAATCTGCGCTGGGACGGAGTGGATGAGGTCGAAGGAGCCGTCGAGCAGGTTCAGTTCATGGTGCGCCGATTCGTAGAGGTTCGCTCCACCATTCCCGGCGGCTGCCCGGTGATGAACACTGCTATCGAAGCAGATGATGGGAACCCGGTGCTTCGAAAGCTGGCTCGCGAAGCTCTGCAGCAGTGGAAGCAGAAGATCGCAACAATTGTTGAAGCGGGCATTGAGCGCAAGGAAATCAAGGCGGATGTCGAGCCGCGCCGCATCGCGAACAGCGTGATCGCGGCGCTGGAAGGTGCGCAGATGATCAGTCGCCTTGAGGGCAGCAGCGAGGCCATGCACGACGCGAAGGCGATGCTGGACACGTTCCTGACTGGTCTACGGCCTGCGACTAAGCGCAGGTGA
- a CDS encoding ATP-binding protein gives MLTQLFQIALRNDRDVVQARQKAREIAASLGLDNQDQIRLATATSEMARNGFRYAHNAKVNFLVSLEPPKRIEVVVSDSGPGIRNLDEVLAGRYRSETGMGLGIIGTRRLMDEFEIVSSAEGTSVRMSKFAPNQGLSWNPNSIQEAVRTIQRRAPDDPFTEIERQNRELLKTLQELRSRQEELELLNRELEDTNRGVVALYAELDERADYLRRASELKTKFLSNVSHEFRTPLNSIVSLARLLLDRIDGELTPEQMRQVRYMESSARDLQEMVNDLLDLAKVEAGKIRMRPKRFDVHELFSALKGMLKPLLADNTSVDLLFEDASALAPLHTDEGKVSQILRNLISNALKFTPSGTVSVRARSIENRRVEFAVADTGIGIAPEHYETIFKEFSQVENPLQDRYRGTGLGLPLCRNLAMLLGGEIALQSELGRGSTFYLTIPSVYVGEAVSTEEGESLPAPEFHRMPVLYLEDNPSEAHYVEASLRETEFQPILASTVAQAELWTERHTPAAVLADVYVGEEQAWSFIDRIRDRNPGVPVIVTSAHNHARTAYDHGASSFLSKPIDRERLLSELRQLTPARGTRRLLIVDDNEVSRYVLRQLLSQPWLQISEVGNGTEALDALREGLPDAIILDLLMPDMSGFDILRTLRSRPETENLPVLIYTSKPLSDQERTQLENWGAAIVRKEDVSSRLSALPFLDWIRTSGINPQPSGEH, from the coding sequence ATGCTTACCCAGCTTTTCCAGATTGCCTTGCGCAATGATCGCGACGTCGTCCAGGCTCGCCAGAAGGCGCGGGAAATCGCCGCCTCGCTGGGCTTGGACAACCAGGATCAGATCCGGCTCGCGACCGCCACCTCAGAGATGGCGCGCAATGGCTTTCGGTATGCCCACAACGCCAAGGTGAACTTCCTGGTGTCGCTGGAACCGCCCAAGCGTATAGAAGTCGTGGTCTCCGATTCAGGCCCGGGTATTCGCAACCTTGATGAGGTTCTGGCCGGCCGCTACCGGTCGGAGACGGGTATGGGCCTGGGGATCATCGGTACCCGGCGCCTGATGGACGAGTTTGAAATCGTCAGCAGTGCTGAAGGCACCTCGGTGCGAATGTCCAAGTTCGCCCCAAACCAGGGCCTGAGCTGGAATCCAAATAGCATCCAGGAAGCAGTTCGCACCATTCAGCGTCGCGCCCCTGACGACCCTTTCACTGAAATTGAGCGGCAGAATCGCGAGCTGCTCAAAACCCTTCAGGAATTGCGCTCTCGCCAGGAAGAACTGGAGCTGTTGAACCGCGAGCTTGAGGACACCAATCGCGGTGTCGTCGCCTTGTATGCGGAACTGGACGAGCGCGCAGACTACCTCCGTCGCGCCTCTGAACTGAAAACCAAGTTCCTTTCCAACGTCTCCCACGAGTTCCGGACACCGCTCAATTCCATCGTTTCGCTCGCCCGCTTACTCCTCGATCGCATCGATGGTGAACTGACTCCCGAACAGATGAGGCAGGTCCGCTATATGGAGTCATCCGCCCGCGACCTGCAGGAAATGGTCAACGACCTGCTCGATCTTGCCAAGGTTGAGGCCGGCAAGATTCGCATGCGCCCCAAGCGCTTCGACGTCCACGAACTCTTCAGCGCCCTCAAGGGCATGCTCAAGCCGCTGCTGGCTGACAATACCTCCGTCGATCTATTGTTTGAGGACGCATCCGCGCTGGCCCCCCTGCATACCGATGAAGGCAAGGTCTCGCAAATCCTGCGCAACCTCATTTCCAATGCCCTCAAGTTCACCCCCTCCGGTACCGTTTCAGTGCGCGCCCGCAGCATCGAGAACAGACGCGTCGAGTTTGCTGTCGCAGATACCGGCATCGGCATCGCACCCGAGCATTACGAAACGATCTTCAAGGAATTTAGCCAGGTCGAGAATCCCCTCCAGGATCGCTACCGCGGAACAGGCCTGGGCCTTCCGCTTTGCCGAAATCTCGCCATGCTGCTCGGCGGAGAGATTGCCCTCCAAAGTGAACTGGGACGCGGATCGACCTTTTACCTCACCATCCCATCCGTGTATGTCGGAGAGGCTGTCTCCACCGAAGAAGGCGAGTCTCTGCCCGCACCCGAATTCCATCGCATGCCTGTCCTCTATCTCGAAGACAACCCGAGTGAGGCGCATTACGTCGAAGCATCGTTGCGCGAGACCGAATTCCAGCCGATCCTCGCATCCACTGTCGCGCAAGCCGAGTTGTGGACCGAGCGGCACACCCCGGCGGCGGTCCTCGCCGACGTCTACGTCGGCGAGGAGCAGGCCTGGAGCTTCATCGACCGAATTCGGGATCGTAATCCGGGGGTCCCTGTGATCGTCACCAGCGCCCACAATCACGCACGAACAGCCTATGACCACGGCGCCAGCTCCTTCCTGTCCAAACCCATCGATCGCGAGAGGCTGCTCTCCGAGTTGCGCCAACTTACTCCCGCACGTGGAACACGACGCCTTCTGATCGTCGACGACAACGAAGTATCCCGCTACGTCCTTCGCCAGCTGCTATCCCAGCCGTGGCTCCAGATCAGCGAGGTCGGCAACGGCACAGAGGCGCTTGACGCTCTGCGCGAGGGTCTTCCTGATGCGATCATCCTCGATCTGCTGATGCCCGACATGAGCGGCTTCGATATCTTGCGCACTCTCCGCTCCAGGCCTGAAACAGAAAACCTCCCGGTTCTGATCTATACCTCTAAGCCCCTGAGCGATCAGGAGCGCACGCAGCTCGAGAATTGGGGAGCCGCTATCGTGCGCAAGGAAGACGTCTCCTCTCGACTGTCCGCACTGCCATTCCTCGATTGGATCAGGACTTCGGGTATCAACCCGCAGCCGTCCGGAGAACACTGA